The following proteins come from a genomic window of Aspergillus luchuensis IFO 4308 DNA, chromosome 3, nearly complete sequence:
- the ppm1 gene encoding protein C-terminal leucine carboxyl O-methyltransferase ppm1 (COG:O;~EggNog:ENOG410PKRD;~InterPro:IPR007213,IPR029063,IPR016651;~PFAM:PF04072;~go_function: GO:0008168 - methyltransferase activity [Evidence IEA];~go_process: GO:0032259 - methylation [Evidence IEA]), producing the protein MSASHIPNLNTLRRGGGRGRFRSRGGGQPGDAGHGSHGAKDRVVQGTDNDASVSRLSAVNLGYLDDVFAPALTPPGMEVRRLPIINRGTYVRTTTIDHLVTRFLSAHPSYPKKQIISLGAGTDTRIFRLLSSPTYDASNLVYHEIDFSVNTSAKIKLIRAAPLIQRVLSSSSGDVEISPTNDALHSPSYHLHPLDLRSLPTSPVLPGLDPTLPTLLLSECCLVYLTPGEASSVVRHFTETIFPATTPVGLVLYEPIRPDDAFGRTMVANLATRGIQLQTLQEYASLEAQRRRLRELGLDRGQAAADVDFIWDRWVNEREKERVAGLEMLDEMEEWRLLARHYCVAWGWRDTPGGVFEGWREMEGQEE; encoded by the exons atgTCCGCCTCGCACATCCCCAACCTGAACACTCTGCGccgcggtggtggtcgcgGCCGATTTCGAAGTCGTGGAGGTGGCCAGCCCGGTGATGCAGGCCACGGGTCTCATGGCGCCAAAGATCGTGTGGTGCAGGGCACCGACAATGACGCCAGCGTCTCCCGCCTCAGCGCCGTGAATCTGGGCtatcttgatgatgtcttcgCACCTGCATTAACGCCTCCGGGCATGGAAGTTCGCCGActtcccatcatcaacagag GTACCTACGttcgcaccaccaccatcgaccACCTCGTCACCCGCTTTCTGAGCGCCCATCCCTCTTACCCCAAGAAACAGATCATCTCCCTGGGCGCCGGCACCGACACGCGCATCTTtcgtctcctctcctcccctacCTACGACGCATCGAATCTAGTCTACCACGAGATCGACTTTTCTGTCAACACTTCCGCCAAAATCAAACTCATTCGCGCCGCACCTCTCATCCAACGCGTCCTcagcagtagcagcggcGACGTCGAAATCTCTCCAACCAACGACGCCCTCCACTCGCCCTCctaccaccttcaccccctcgATCTCCGCAGCCTACCCACCTCACCCGTCCTCCCAGGCCTCGATCCTactctccccaccctcctcctgtCCGAGTGTTGTCTCGTATACCTCACCCCCGGCGAAGCCAGCTCGGTAGTCCGCCACTTCACAGAAACCATTTTCCCGGCGACCACGCCGGTAGGGTTGGTTCTGTATGAGCCTATCCGGCCCGACGATGCATTCGGGCGCACAATGGTGGCAAATTTGGCCACGAGGGGGATTCAGCTGCAGACATTGCAAGAGTATGCGTCGCTAGAGGCGCAGCGACGGAGGTTACGGGAGCTGGGACTGGACAGGGGACAGGCGGCGGCGGATGTGGACTTCATCTGGGATAGGTGGGTGAATGAGCGGGAAAAGGAGCGGGTGGCagggttggagatgttggatgagatggaggagtggaGGTTACTGGCGAGACATTATTGTGTTgcttgggggtggagggacaCCCCTGGTGGAGTGTTtgagggatggagggagatggaAGGGCAGGAGGAGTAG
- a CDS encoding ubiquitin-protein ligase RKR1 (COG:O;~EggNog:ENOG410PGEB;~InterPro:IPR016024,IPR001841,IPR011016,IPR039804, IPR039795,IPR013083;~PFAM:PF11793,PF13639;~go_component: GO:1990112 - RQC complex [Evidence IEA];~go_function: GO:0008270 - zinc ion binding [Evidence IEA];~go_function: GO:0061630 - ubiquitin protein ligase activity [Evidence IEA];~go_process: GO:1990116 - ribosome-associated ubiquitin-dependent protein catabolic process [Evidence IEA]): MSKKFKSQASSSRAAAGTFGGFGGFSGAFSGQGKEPSSLTYVAEPPDLSRISEAQLAIAFKNFLKKDEVTRTRALDDLRDHVSSVESRSGTLDDGFLEAWIKIYPRASIDLSRRVRQTAHFTQGSIASLVGKRIARFLPKVIGAWLAGIYDNDRPVHQSALESFTRVFSTDEKRSGVWKVYQSAILEFVDDVILQQTALTLSDERTVKPDDAEAKYARVAGTALLLFNRVLGHSTHEDLQKDLPTIETLLCSKSLWALSYHDDPFVRKSLYILTRSAVSKEPEELDWKLISAALIGKALHSPQLGSASELSETILRVTAARPQLWTEDYSGKSSPSKRLLQYIQKGSQSGTSSFWPNLCQLLQTIPFETLAKIDSQSTSDSLGLSSAVALTESFQEGLTSRDEPRLNRAVGWKAYIDTSMWLAHRLSEEDREKFLQDRLAPLILQYVEPEQDRLQWTLPPSSAESICTDCLVAVTAKGYKAVVEQLWTKLADGLLEAVKLSSPEQSKDFKSSQDAVCVEAERLFSSEALLLSRLHGTAHETSILDVFKNTGLKLLDNCLEVLRSRNGKPYGAAAVVEEIVRKVPQIAQGSQSLLNFVQEDAPELLASPSADRLVSIIMSCRSWKGFGPSFEKVVERVAQSDPESSNVHAVQKLLSTLDFQELGDKSGLVSLVMRALEQACKGSDLHWSIVVAVLQNHTSHGQLTDSIFLPIVDALSEESKVFDTLHGLSRISSSVPTAVRNFQSGGHGSKLSAKLLFLTESSDEEVASLAESLSKTVKNSVVSETSAKSSFEILQHQFDNVNQMSLSIESMLSIAEELLQNVPSADIGRVAKDILPSRQSWENSLGPFLELPPRLSAAVTSPLAGTVHLVNRSVSDAFRERYARIPRDSNNCSSAFRLAFYTIKILSSFDIVEHLGIEELETLFYNVPLTVQLIDDDLSIQNCNGITGITHPEQREEYMEVVSDGRKAVNGWAQSQKLNAGKGLSVGSLLSTFWTSQVEKLDSLSPLDYQIGLAFVKIMEAVDSSNKSRSSEEVTQLCREMRKANAIRSASWVTVLRSAILSNPAGTRLCNEFVADSTGLKPTDESKDGLRKLVLLNLLLSGEEEVAASIPTQRLVFLIKHLIQCLQSEGTSLSIKAEIFQVLVVMLPNLQEIYGSHWEECMDILITTWQETGGSDEAIPTLLSSFRLFSRLQSIAGDEESNDDVKDAWSDRKNALFNSLASTLQKFGKCWIHGYQVYADWADSSTTFHQPRDVAVDLLCRFLNVIPVDHLEDASKFFPLITAQSPAVQRAAYTVLHRYIPSVQEQVSFDVALSKTTVGLPDELMSLLLEAPTMEGVNAAYGDDRMWAELRSYLLSWKVVFDHFVNASLTVQENYVASIKDNESLSPLLEFMFDFLQRSDGKMVDASKFDIRSFELDQSESAEKEIQWLLVHLYFLCLRHLANMTKSWWLDTKKRIKGPVESWTEKFISPLVIEDSLRGVTEWTATQDPNEERALNVKISPKTAEIIASIPVDEESPPVALSLSLPPAYPLQPALVVSRSRVLVDEKKWRSWLLTIQGVIMFANGNLVDGLLAFRKNVQGALKGQSECAICYSVISTDMQTPNKRCATCKNTFHSVCLFRWFKSSNQSTCPLCRNNFVYV, from the exons GTGGCTGGCAGGAATCTATGATAATGATAGACCTGTCCACCAGTCTGCTTTGGAGTCTTTCACCCGCGTCTTCTCGACTGACGAGAAGAGAAGCGGCGTGTGGAAGGTTTACCAGAGCGCTATCCTAGAATTTGTGGATGAtgtcatcctgcagcagacTGCTCTGACATTGAGCGATGAGCGAACGGTCAAGCCTGACGATGCAGAAGCAAAGTATGCGCGTGTAGCTGGTACTGCGCTTCTGTTGTTCAACAGAGTTCTAG GACACTCGACCCATGAAGATCTGCAGAAGGATCTGCCGACCATCGAAACTCTCTTATGCAGCAAATCTCTATGGGCGCTTTCTTATCACGACGACCCTTTTGTGCGCAAATCGCTCTACATCCTTACTCGATCTGCTGTGTCTAAAGAGCCTGAGGAGCTTGATTGGAAGCTTATCAGTGCTGCCTTGATTGGCAAGGCTTTGCACAGTCCCCAACTTGGTTCCGCATCGGAGCTTTCCGAAACAATTTTGCGAGTAACGGCTGCAAGACCGCAACTATGGACAGAGGACTATTCTGGGAAGTCATCTCCTTCCAAGAGACTTCTTCAATACATACAAAAAGGTTCACAAAGCGGCACAAGCTCCTTCTGGCCAAATCTTTGCCAATTACTTCAGACGATTCCATTCGAAACATTGGCCAAGATTGACTCGCAATCTACATCCGATTCTCTTGGTCTGTCTAGTGCGGTTGCACTAACGGAGTCGTTCCAGGAAGGACTCACTTCTAGGGATGAGCCTCGACTGAATCGTGCGGTTGGTTGGAAGGCCTACATTGACACGTCGATGTGGCTTGCCCACCGGCTTTCTGAGGAGGATAGGGAGAAATTCTTGCAGGACAGGCTTGCTCCGTTGATATTGCAATATGTCGAGCCTGAACAAGATCGTCTTCAATGGACTCTTCCCCCTTCGTCGGCGGAATCTATCTGCACGGATTGCCTCGTCGCAGTGACAGCGAAAGGCTACAAAGCGGTGGTCGAGCAGCTGTGGACAAAGTTGGCCGATGGCCTACTCGAGGCTGTAAAGCTGTCATCACCGGAGCAGTCCAAGGACTTCAAGTCCTCACAGGACGCAGTATGTGTGGAGGCTGAGCGTCTGTTCTCCTCGGAAGCCTTGTTGCTTTCGCGTTTGCATGGCACTGCCCATGAGACAAGCATTTTGGATGTATTCAAGAATACAGGCCTAAAATTACTCGATAACTGCCTGGAGGTGTTGCGCTCCAGGAATGGTAAGCCTTATGGAGCGGCTGCGGTTGTAGAAGAAATAGTACGCAAAGTCCCGCAAATCGCGCAAGGCTCGCAGTCGTTGTTGAATTTTGTTCAAGAGGATGCGCCTGAGCTCTTGGCATCTCCATCCGCTGATCGATTGGTATCCATTATCATGTCTTGCCGATCTTGGAAAGGATTCGGACCTAGCTTCGAGAAGGTCGTCGAGCGTGTGGCACAGTCGGATCCTGAGTCCTCAAATGTACATGCTGTTCAGAAGCTTCTTTCCACTCTTGATTTCCAGGAGCTAGGCGACAAGAGTGGACTGGTTTCTTTGGTCATGCGGGCCCTAGAACAAGCTTGCAAGGGCAGCGACCTTCACTGGTCCATTGTTGTTGCCGTGCTACAGAACCATACTTCTCATGGGCAATTGACGGACTCAATTTTCCTGCCTATTGTGGATGCCCTCTCTGAAGAGAGCAAGGTATTTGACACGCTACATGGACTTTCTCGCATCTCCAGCTCGGTCCCCACTGCTGTCAGAAACTTCCAGAGCGGAGGCCACGGCTCAAAGTTGTCTGCTAAGCTGTTGTTCCTCACCGAATCgtcggatgaagaagtagCTAGTCTCGCGGAGTCGCTGTCCAAGACTGTGAAAAATTCCGTCGTCAGTGAGACAAGCGCCAAATCGAGCTTTGAGATCCTGCAGCACCAGTTCGACAATGTGAATCAAATGTCACTTTC CATCGAGTCCATGTTGAGCATCGCGGAAGAGCTGCTACAGAATGTCCCTTCCGCTGACATTGGAAGAGTAGCGAAGGACATACTGCCGTCTCGTCAATCTTGGGAGAATTCCCTTGGACCTTTTCTCGAGCTCCCTCCACGGCTATCGGCTGCCGTCACCAGCCCGCTCGCCGGTACCGTGCATCTCGTTAATCGCAGTGTGTCAGACGCATTTCGGGAACGCTACGCGCGTATTCCGCGCGACTCCAACAATTGCTCGTCGGCGTTCCGGTTGGCATTTTACACCATCAagattctttcttcattcgATATTGTTGAACATCTGGGGATCGAGGAGCTTGAGACACTGTTTTACAATGTACCCCTAACAGTGCAGcttattgatgatgacttgaGCATCCAAAACTGCAATGGAATAACCGGCATCACACACCCCGAGCAGCGTGAGGAGTACATGGAAGTAGTCAGCGATGGTCGAAAAGCCGTGAATGGCTGGGCTCAGTCGCAAAAACTGAATGCCGGTAAAGGACTGTCAGTTGGTTCTTTGCTTTCTACATTCTGGACAAGCCAggtggagaagctggactCCCTTTCTCCGTTAGACTACCAAATTGGGCTGGCGTTTGTGAAGATTATGGAAGCTGTGGATTCGTCAAACAAGAGTCGGTCATCAGAGGAGGTCACACAACTTTGCAGGGAGATGCGAAAGGCGAACGCCATTCGGTCGGCCTCTTGGGTGACCGTGCTACGAAGTGCCATACTCTCCAACCCTGCCGGCACACGACTGTGTAACGAGTTTGTGGCGGACTCCACGGGGTTGAAGCCCACCGATGAGAGCAAAGATG GTCTTCGCAAGCTGGTCCTTTTGAATCTCCTGTtatctggagaagaagaggttgcgGCCTCCATTCCCACACAGCGTTTGGTGTTCCTTATCAAACATCTCATTCAATGCCTTCAGTCTGAGGGCACATCTCTGAGCATCAAGGCCGAGATTTTCCAAGTCCTGGTAGTGATGCTTCCTAACCTACAGGAAATCTACGGCTCCCACTGGGAGGAATGTATGGATATCCTTATTACCACATGGCAAGAGACTGGTGGTAGCGACGAAGCCATCCCTACTCTGCTATCGTCATTCAGACTCTTTTCTCGTCTTCAGTCAATCGCAGGCGACGAGGAGAGTAACGATGATGTGAAGGATGCGTGGTCTGATCGGAAGAATGCACTCTTCAATAGCTTGGCATCAACGCTCCAGAAATTCGGTAAGTGTTGGATACACGGTTATCAGGTATATGCTGACTGGGCAGATTCGTCCACCACCTTCCACCAACCCCGAGATGTGGCTGTTGATCTGTTGTGTCGCTTCCTCAACGTTATCCCAGTTGATCACCTGGAGGACGCGAGCAAGTTCTTCCCTCTTATCACAGCGCAGAGCCCTGCGGTGCAACGCGCAGCTTACACAGTCCTCCATCGGTACATCCCCAGCGTGCAAGAACAAGTGTCATTTGACGTGGCGCTGTCGAAGACGACTGTCGGACTGCCTGACGAGCTCATGTCTTTGCTGCTCGAAGCACCGACTATGGAAGGGGTTAACGCCGCCTATGGCGACGACAGGATGTGGGCCGAACTACGGTCGTATCTGCTAAGCTGGAAGGTGGTTTTCGATCACTTCGTTAACGCG TCTCTCACTGTCCAAGAGAACTACGTGGCTAGTATCAAGGACAACGAAAGTCTCAGCCCACTTTTGGAGTTCATGTTCGATTTCCTCCAGCGATCGGACGGAAAGATGGTGGATGCATCTAAGTTTGACATCCGCTCCTTTGAGCTCGATCAGTCCGAGAgcgctgagaaggagatccagTGGCTTCTTGTGCACTTGTATTTCTTGTGCTTGAGGCATCTGGCCAACATGACCAAGAGCTGGTGGCTCGATACGAAGAAGCGCATCAAGGGGCCGGTGGAATCCTGGACCGAGAAATTC ATCTCACCTTTGGTTATCGAGGACTCGCTGCGGGGAGTCACTGAATGGACAGCTACCCAGGATCCGAACGAAGAGCGGGCGCTGAACGTGAAGATCTCGCCCAAGACGGCGGAGATCATTGCCAGCATCccggtggatgaagagtcGCCACCAGTGGCATTGTCTTTGTCCCTTCCTCCGGCTTACCCACTGCAACCAGCGTTGGTTGTGAGTCGAAGCCGTGTGCTcgtggacgagaagaagtggCGCAGCTGGTTGCTGACCATCCAAGGCGTGATCATGTTTGCCAACGGCAACCTGGTGGATGGACTGCTGGCGTTCCGGAAGAACGTGCAGGGAGCGCTCAAGGGGCAGAGCGAGTGCGCGATCTGCTACTCGGTCATCTCGACGGACATGCAGACACCGAACAAGCGGTGCGCCACGTGCAAGAACACTTTCCACTCGGTGTGTCTGTTCCGGTGGTTCAAGAGCAGCAACCAGAGCACGTGCCCGCTGTGCCGGAACAATTTTGTTTATGTATGA
- a CDS encoding uncharacterized protein (SECRETED:SignalP(1-19)), which produces MKIVPIVFLAISTGAFVLPQNMFQPFQPSFDSINNEIDQPTTTTLPITYRKCYKLTHIDRGEIKRFIPHGGHGGHGGFFWEPLLFDEDTPPRTFQVCGDYKSGCPSPEGNVTDGGSFYLNWLSKEWGPLVLKANRDKSWYLWPNENSENKDPLVPFKFQAVKDDGDKKGFLRIRGNNTHGFNGLAIVKEYNRNALWNTKGDGFMKFRFDEVECKGDETQHLDGEEHGEL; this is translated from the coding sequence ATGAAGATTGTTCCCATTGTCTTCCTTGCCATCTCGACAGGGGCCTTTGTTCTGCCCCAGAATATGTTCCAGCCATTCCAGCCTTCATTCGATAGTATCAATAACGAGATCGACCAACCCACTACTACAACTCTACCAATCACCTACCGCAAATGCTACAAGCTAACACACATCGACCGCGGCGAGATCAAACGTTTCATCCCTCACGGCGGTCACGGCGGTCACGGCGGATTCTTCTGGGAACCACTCTTATTCGACGAAGACACCCCTCCAAGAACATTCCAAGTATGCGGAGACTACAAATCCGGTTGCCCATCCCCCGAGGGCAACGTAACCGATGGCGGGTCTTTCTATCTCAACTGGCTTTCCAAAGAATGGGGACCACTTGTGCTTAAGGCGAATCGAGATAAGTCTTGGTATCTCTGGCCTAACGAGAACAGCGAAAATAAAGATCCGCTGGTCCCGTTCAAGTTCCAGGCTGTAAAGGATGACGGTGACAAGAAGGGGTTTCTGCGTATTCGCGGTAACAATACGCATGGGTTCAATGGGCTTGCTATTGTTAAGGAATACAATCGGAATGCCCTTTGGAATACGAAGGGGGATGGGTTCATGAAGTTTAGGTTTGATGAGGTTGAATGTAAGGGTGATGAGACTCAGCATTTGGATGGTGAGGAGCATGGGGAGTTGtaa